The following coding sequences lie in one Synechococcus sp. CC9902 genomic window:
- the nth gene encoding endonuclease III, translating into MRKAERAQLVLERLNQHYPETPIPLDHSDPFTLLIAVLLSAQCTDKKVNEVTPALFAAGPTPQAMAALDETEILSFIRQLGLAKTKAKHVRRLSELLISEHDGAVPNSFRALEALPGVGHKTASVVMSQAFGVPAFPVDTHIHRLAQRWGLSNGSSVSTTEQDLKRLFPKSHWNRLHLQIIFYGREYCSARGCNGTICPLCKELFPKRRKAVITQKA; encoded by the coding sequence TTGCGCAAAGCAGAGCGGGCTCAGCTTGTTTTGGAGCGACTTAATCAGCACTACCCCGAAACACCCATCCCCCTAGACCACTCCGATCCGTTCACCCTTCTGATCGCAGTTCTCCTGAGTGCTCAGTGCACAGACAAAAAGGTGAATGAAGTCACACCAGCACTCTTTGCTGCAGGGCCAACGCCACAGGCGATGGCAGCTCTCGATGAAACAGAAATTTTGAGCTTCATCCGTCAACTCGGTTTGGCAAAAACGAAGGCCAAACACGTTCGCCGGCTCTCTGAACTGTTAATCAGTGAGCATGACGGGGCTGTTCCCAACAGCTTCAGGGCCCTCGAAGCACTCCCAGGAGTGGGGCACAAAACGGCGAGCGTTGTGATGTCCCAGGCCTTTGGTGTCCCTGCCTTTCCCGTCGATACTCACATCCACCGCCTTGCCCAACGCTGGGGGTTGAGCAATGGTTCGTCCGTTTCCACCACAGAACAAGACCTCAAACGACTCTTTCCCAAAAGCCACTGGAATCGACTTCACCTGCAAATCATTTTTTACGGCAGGGAGTACTGCTCAGCACGGGGATGTAATGGAACGATTTGCCCTCTCTGCAAAGAACTCTTCCCCAAGCGACGAAAAGCAGTAATCACGCAGAAAGCGTGA
- a CDS encoding metal ABC transporter substrate-binding protein: protein MAIRLISRAAAVVLGVGVIVAGCADRSRVSREDSRPRVLTTFTVLADLARNVAGDRLQVHSIVKEGAEIHGYQPTPSDIERSVGADLLVENGLGLELWARRFTAAAGDIPTVTLSEGMEPLLIREDAYAGKPNPHAWMSPKRAMDYVDRLREAFTNLDPDGAEDYANNADAYNKKLQALDGELREVLATIPPQHRVLVSCEGAFTYLATDYGLEEAFLWPVNAESEITPKRMARLINTVRERAVPAVFCESTVSDKAQREVAAAANSRFGGTFFVDSLSKPDGPAPTLLELQRHNVKLILDGLTDRGEDG, encoded by the coding sequence ATGGCGATTCGTCTGATCTCAAGGGCTGCAGCTGTTGTGCTGGGTGTGGGTGTCATCGTTGCGGGTTGTGCTGATCGTTCCCGTGTATCTCGGGAAGATTCACGGCCACGGGTTCTCACCACATTCACCGTGCTCGCTGATTTGGCGCGCAATGTGGCTGGCGATCGCCTTCAGGTGCATTCGATTGTTAAGGAGGGAGCGGAAATTCATGGATATCAGCCCACGCCCAGTGATATCGAGCGGTCTGTTGGTGCAGATCTTTTAGTTGAGAATGGGTTGGGCCTCGAACTTTGGGCACGTCGTTTTACGGCTGCAGCAGGAGACATCCCCACCGTCACCTTGTCGGAAGGGATGGAGCCTCTTCTGATCCGCGAAGACGCTTATGCCGGAAAGCCCAACCCCCATGCCTGGATGTCGCCGAAGCGGGCTATGGACTATGTCGATCGTCTTCGGGAGGCCTTCACCAATTTGGACCCGGATGGTGCGGAGGACTACGCCAATAACGCTGACGCCTACAACAAAAAACTTCAAGCCTTAGATGGTGAATTGCGTGAAGTTCTTGCCACCATCCCACCACAACATCGAGTGTTGGTGAGCTGTGAAGGTGCTTTCACTTATCTCGCGACGGATTACGGACTCGAGGAAGCATTCCTATGGCCTGTTAATGCCGAAAGTGAGATCACTCCGAAACGAATGGCTCGATTGATCAATACCGTGCGTGAGCGTGCAGTCCCTGCGGTGTTCTGCGAAAGCACCGTTAGTGATAAGGCTCAACGAGAAGTCGCGGCCGCAGCTAATTCTCGGTTTGGGGGGACGTTTTTTGTGGATTCACTTTCGAAGCCTGATGGCCCGGCGCCCACCCTCTTGGAATTGCAGCGTCACAATGTGAAACTGATCCTTGATGGTTTAACAGACAGGGGGGAAGACGGTTGA
- a CDS encoding metal ABC transporter ATP-binding protein has protein sequence MRIDADQLCVDYNGTVALYDASLHLPAGCICGLVGMNGAGKSTLFKALTGFVRPSRGLIRINGRSVKEAQREQAVAYVPQSEGIDCQFPVSVWDVVMMGRYGAMNFLRIPRGSDRVAVRHALERVELLELRNRPIGTLSGGQRKRAFLARAIAQRADVLLLDEPFNGVDVRTEKLMAQLFIQFREEGRTILISTHDLSHVRDFCDSVVLINKTVLAYGETSEVFTPENLAMTFGGFPPNLLTGHSSPGDSVEPLN, from the coding sequence ATGCGCATCGACGCCGATCAACTCTGTGTTGACTACAACGGCACGGTGGCGCTGTATGACGCCAGTCTCCATTTGCCCGCTGGTTGTATATGTGGTCTTGTCGGGATGAATGGGGCTGGTAAGTCCACCTTGTTTAAGGCCCTAACAGGCTTCGTCCGACCTTCTCGGGGCTTGATTCGCATCAATGGCCGCAGTGTCAAAGAAGCCCAGCGTGAGCAAGCCGTTGCCTACGTCCCACAGAGCGAGGGAATCGATTGTCAGTTTCCTGTCTCGGTTTGGGATGTGGTGATGATGGGTCGCTATGGCGCGATGAATTTCCTCAGGATTCCACGTGGGTCCGATCGTGTAGCCGTTCGACATGCCCTGGAACGAGTTGAGTTGTTGGAACTGCGCAACCGACCGATCGGCACCCTTTCCGGTGGTCAACGCAAGCGTGCATTTTTGGCTCGTGCCATTGCGCAGAGAGCAGATGTTCTTTTGTTGGATGAGCCTTTTAATGGAGTAGATGTAAGAACTGAGAAATTAATGGCCCAGTTATTTATTCAGTTTCGTGAAGAAGGTCGTACGATTTTGATTTCCACCCACGACCTCAGTCATGTGCGTGATTTCTGTGATTCAGTTGTCTTGATTAATAAAACTGTTCTTGCCTATGGTGAAACGTCTGAAGTCTTTACTCCTGAGAATCTTGCTATGACCTTCGGAGGATTTCCTCCCAATTTGTTAACGGGTCATAGTTCTCCGGGTGATTCTGTCGAACCCTTGAATTAA
- a CDS encoding lysophospholipid acyltransferase family protein, producing MPRVSTQFARPALRRLPTRSSRPVQSLVRRLLPLVFRVQGLEVRNGNAAEGLAKAFQAHQAGETTLLIAFRHPSTRDPLVLADLFWNRAANTARQRNSPLARPVELRFLYDRGIPIWAGPLIGWLLQRCGGIAIHRGRLDRPALAEARQVLAQGRYPLVIAPEGATNNLSSEMAPLEPGVAQLAFWAAEDLEKSGQTHNLQVLPVSLIYSWRQQNWSALDARLQALERHLGVQGEPLNEAWDDPHQVHRQRFLRIGDALINTLEHLERLQHEPDQPLVNRITSYRLHGLSKAESHFGLKAAGTLQERCRRIEQAAWDRIYREGLEQLPPLERSIADWEAREADLQLSRMRLVEHFICVTGQSISDEANFDRLAEMLLLVEETIGWIEDRPWKSAPSLGPQRVELSLGEPMAVLPRLPSYRHNRRQAVQQFMADLQQSLNHLMNGD from the coding sequence ATGCCCCGCGTCTCAACCCAATTCGCTCGTCCTGCCTTAAGACGATTGCCCACCCGGTCCAGTCGTCCGGTCCAGAGCCTTGTCCGTCGACTTTTACCTCTGGTCTTTCGCGTCCAAGGGTTAGAGGTCCGCAATGGGAATGCAGCCGAAGGCTTAGCCAAAGCATTTCAAGCGCACCAAGCCGGTGAAACCACCCTCTTGATCGCCTTTCGGCATCCCAGCACTCGGGATCCACTCGTGCTGGCTGATCTTTTTTGGAACCGGGCAGCCAACACAGCTCGCCAACGCAACAGTCCACTGGCTCGCCCTGTGGAACTTCGTTTTTTGTACGACCGTGGGATTCCAATTTGGGCAGGACCCTTGATTGGCTGGCTCCTGCAACGTTGTGGCGGGATTGCCATTCACAGAGGACGACTCGACCGTCCCGCTCTGGCCGAAGCGCGTCAGGTCCTAGCCCAGGGTCGCTACCCCCTCGTGATTGCCCCTGAAGGCGCCACCAACAATCTCTCGAGTGAAATGGCCCCCCTAGAACCGGGGGTTGCACAACTGGCCTTTTGGGCGGCCGAGGATCTCGAAAAAAGTGGGCAGACCCACAACCTTCAGGTGCTCCCCGTCAGCCTGATCTACAGCTGGAGGCAGCAGAACTGGTCCGCTCTTGATGCTCGTCTTCAGGCTCTTGAACGCCATCTTGGGGTTCAGGGAGAACCACTGAATGAGGCATGGGATGACCCCCACCAAGTGCATCGTCAGCGATTTCTGCGGATCGGTGACGCCCTGATCAACACCCTTGAACACTTGGAGCGGCTGCAGCATGAACCAGACCAGCCATTGGTCAATCGCATCACGAGCTACCGCTTGCATGGATTATCCAAAGCCGAATCCCATTTCGGTTTAAAAGCTGCGGGCACGTTGCAGGAGCGCTGTCGACGCATCGAACAGGCGGCTTGGGATCGGATCTATCGCGAGGGTCTTGAGCAACTGCCCCCCCTTGAACGCAGCATTGCCGACTGGGAGGCCAGAGAAGCAGACCTCCAACTCAGTCGCATGCGGCTGGTGGAGCACTTCATTTGCGTGACCGGCCAATCCATTAGCGATGAAGCTAATTTCGACCGATTAGCAGAAATGCTTCTGTTGGTGGAAGAAACGATTGGTTGGATTGAGGATCGCCCATGGAAGAGCGCTCCGTCCTTAGGGCCTCAACGGGTGGAATTGAGCTTGGGGGAACCCATGGCAGTCCTGCCGCGGTTGCCGTCCTATCGCCACAACCGTCGCCAAGCCGTACAACAATTCATGGCTGACCTACAACAATCGCTCAACCACTTGATGAATGGTGATTGA
- a CDS encoding metal ABC transporter permease, whose product MNLLLEPLSHAFMVRALLVSALVGGVCGLLSCYMTLKGWALMGDAVSHAVLPGVVVAYALGLPFSLGAFVFGVGSVAAIGFVKQKSRVKEDTVIGLVFTGFFALGLVLVSKTRSNIDLTHILFGNVLGINAADIIQTLLISLLVLVTLLVFRRDLMLFCFDPTHARSIGINTGVLHYMLLGLLSLAAVAGLQTVGIILVVAMLVTPGATAYLLTDRFDRMTLLAVTSSVLSSLLGVFVSYWTDSSTAGCIVLVQTAQFLFAFLFAPRHGVLRRYAVMPSLSGDTNDEERLR is encoded by the coding sequence ATGAACCTTCTCTTGGAACCCCTGAGTCACGCCTTCATGGTGCGTGCACTGTTGGTGAGTGCTCTGGTTGGTGGGGTTTGTGGGTTGCTGTCCTGCTACATGACGCTCAAAGGCTGGGCGCTGATGGGCGACGCGGTATCCCATGCGGTGTTACCCGGTGTTGTGGTGGCCTATGCCCTTGGTCTGCCGTTTTCGCTTGGAGCGTTTGTGTTTGGGGTGGGTTCAGTCGCTGCCATTGGCTTTGTGAAGCAGAAGTCGCGCGTGAAGGAAGACACCGTGATCGGTTTGGTCTTCACCGGTTTTTTTGCCCTCGGTTTGGTGTTGGTGTCGAAAACGCGGAGCAATATTGATCTCACGCACATCCTGTTTGGAAATGTGCTCGGTATTAATGCGGCCGACATCATTCAAACCTTGCTGATTTCGCTCTTGGTTTTGGTGACGTTGTTGGTGTTTCGTCGGGATTTGATGCTGTTCTGCTTTGACCCCACCCATGCACGCTCGATTGGCATCAATACAGGGGTTTTGCATTACATGCTGCTCGGACTGTTGTCCCTCGCGGCTGTTGCAGGATTGCAAACCGTTGGAATCATTCTTGTGGTGGCCATGTTGGTCACTCCTGGTGCCACGGCTTACCTCTTGACCGATCGCTTTGATCGGATGACGTTGCTAGCAGTCACTAGCAGTGTCTTGTCGAGCTTGTTGGGGGTTTTCGTGAGCTATTGGACCGACAGCTCAACGGCTGGATGCATCGTGTTGGTGCAAACCGCCCAATTCCTCTTTGCTTTCTTGTTTGCTCCCCGGCATGGAGTGTTGCGGCGTTATGCAGTGATGCCGTCCCTCAGTGGTGACACCAACGATGAAGAGCGGCTTCGCTGA
- a CDS encoding TIGR03894 family protein yields MTADKELLKEVALELWNTTKKLRPGLPKAPRAQLVLKALLTLGDISDQLQAAMILGVIEAQEPDDEPIETKESEETVEDKTAELEESRSTPRVVRKRSGAS; encoded by the coding sequence ATGACCGCTGACAAGGAGCTGCTGAAGGAAGTGGCGTTGGAGCTTTGGAACACCACGAAGAAACTCCGTCCCGGGTTACCAAAAGCCCCTAGAGCTCAGCTCGTTCTAAAGGCCCTTTTGACCCTCGGAGATATCAGCGACCAGCTACAGGCCGCCATGATTCTTGGGGTGATCGAAGCTCAGGAGCCTGATGATGAGCCGATTGAAACGAAGGAGAGCGAAGAGACCGTCGAAGACAAGACCGCTGAGCTTGAAGAATCACGCTCAACTCCGCGTGTCGTTCGGAAGCGTTCAGGCGCCAGCTAG
- a CDS encoding ABC transporter ATP-binding protein — protein MIDLGSNTWLEIRHGEAWLGGAPVLHDINLDLRLGESTTVLGPNGAGKSCLVKLIDRSLHPIVQDQAYLHLFGRSTVNLWQLRQRLGVVSTPMEERIPGSISALDLVLAGFFGSTRLGHDQNPTSIQRIRAEQVLQQLDLQAISDQPYGQLSDGQRRRLLMARALVHEPDVLVLDEPSRALDLKGCHQLMHTLSDLCRRGTTLMQVTHRIDTIIPEMQRVLFLQKGRIVGDGTPAAMLTARKLSALYDTPLTVLEADGFRQVLPA, from the coding sequence TTGATTGATTTGGGCTCCAACACCTGGCTCGAGATCCGTCATGGAGAAGCTTGGCTCGGTGGAGCACCTGTGCTCCACGACATCAACCTTGACTTGCGGCTAGGTGAGTCGACCACTGTTTTGGGCCCGAATGGTGCCGGAAAGAGTTGTTTGGTGAAACTGATTGATCGTTCGCTCCATCCAATTGTTCAAGACCAGGCCTACCTGCACCTGTTCGGACGTTCGACGGTGAATCTTTGGCAATTGCGACAACGCCTTGGAGTCGTCAGTACTCCGATGGAGGAACGCATCCCAGGATCGATCTCCGCCTTAGATCTTGTTCTTGCTGGATTTTTTGGGTCGACACGCTTAGGACACGACCAAAATCCAACTTCAATTCAACGCATCCGAGCAGAACAGGTGCTGCAACAGCTCGATCTTCAGGCGATTTCTGATCAGCCCTATGGCCAACTTTCAGATGGCCAACGGCGTCGGCTGCTCATGGCGAGAGCCTTGGTGCATGAACCCGACGTTCTTGTTCTGGACGAACCGAGCCGGGCATTGGATTTGAAGGGATGCCACCAACTGATGCATACCCTGAGCGATCTCTGCCGTCGTGGCACCACCCTGATGCAAGTCACGCACAGAATCGACACGATTATTCCGGAGATGCAGCGAGTTCTCTTCCTTCAAAAAGGTCGCATTGTTGGAGACGGAACGCCCGCTGCAATGCTCACAGCCAGGAAACTGAGCGCTCTGTACGACACGCCATTAACCGTGCTGGAAGCCGATGGATTTCGACAGGTTTTGCCGGCTTAA
- a CDS encoding NUDIX hydrolase, with protein sequence MKREVALAVLERNGALLLQLRDDLESILYPGHWGLFGGHLDADETPSEAVHRELLEEINWKPAFPLEHWFTSQNGPRIAHVFRGELSVPVEQLTLLEGQDLKLTSKQELRQGSVWSDRRSEVRPIAPGLDQVIQRLLID encoded by the coding sequence ATGAAACGCGAGGTCGCTTTGGCCGTTCTCGAACGAAACGGAGCATTGCTCCTACAACTCAGAGATGACCTGGAATCGATTCTCTATCCAGGCCATTGGGGACTGTTTGGAGGCCATCTTGATGCTGATGAAACGCCTTCTGAAGCCGTGCATCGTGAATTGCTCGAAGAAATCAATTGGAAACCAGCCTTCCCCCTGGAGCACTGGTTCACAAGTCAAAATGGACCTCGGATAGCCCACGTGTTTCGTGGTGAGCTGAGCGTGCCCGTGGAACAGTTAACGCTGCTAGAGGGACAAGACCTCAAGCTCACGTCCAAGCAGGAGCTTCGTCAAGGAAGCGTCTGGAGTGATCGACGCAGCGAAGTCCGACCCATTGCACCGGGGCTCGACCAAGTGATTCAACGTTTGCTGATTGATTGA
- a CDS encoding PAP/fibrillin family protein, with protein sequence MIDLLRDHPSSEKIFELVQQLETEHPADLSNQLNELTGTWELRWSSSSQPWLKQSPGLLNLQILDPNQGRGRNILQLGGPFGQLAGIQVDANISVISQQRVNVSFKRGGWAGPTIAGRKLQLLRSIEQSFPAWLDITVLDDALRICRGNAGTIFALVKRPEIRLPDWTL encoded by the coding sequence TTGATCGATTTGCTGCGAGACCACCCAAGTTCAGAGAAGATTTTCGAGCTTGTCCAGCAACTTGAAACGGAACATCCTGCCGACCTCTCCAATCAACTCAATGAGTTGACCGGAACATGGGAGCTGCGATGGAGTAGCTCGAGTCAACCATGGTTGAAACAATCACCAGGGCTTCTCAACCTACAAATCCTCGACCCCAACCAAGGCCGTGGACGCAACATTCTTCAATTGGGTGGTCCATTTGGACAGCTTGCAGGCATCCAGGTTGATGCAAACATCAGCGTTATTAGTCAACAACGGGTGAATGTGAGCTTCAAACGCGGTGGTTGGGCTGGACCAACCATTGCAGGACGCAAACTTCAGCTGTTGCGCTCCATCGAGCAAAGTTTCCCAGCTTGGCTTGATATCACCGTTCTGGATGATGCTTTACGGATCTGTCGTGGCAACGCTGGAACAATTTTCGCCTTAGTAAAAAGACCCGAAATCCGTCTTCCAGACTGGACTCTGTAG
- a CDS encoding chlorophyll a/b-binding protein — protein MTRQAFKYETPERFGESLTTARPWNRSALAEVELLNGRAAMLGFMAAILVERVTGYGIVGQLTGVVRWYLDLG, from the coding sequence ATGACCCGTCAAGCCTTCAAGTATGAGACGCCAGAACGGTTCGGCGAATCCTTAACCACAGCTCGTCCGTGGAATCGTTCAGCCCTTGCCGAGGTTGAGCTTCTCAATGGGCGGGCGGCAATGCTGGGTTTCATGGCTGCAATTCTTGTTGAACGAGTAACGGGATATGGAATTGTTGGACAGCTCACTGGAGTTGTCCGCTGGTACCTCGACCTCGGTTGA
- a CDS encoding methyltransferase domain-containing protein, whose protein sequence is MTVVRVLEESQRFKLDRSDDALFYNEPRFVHHLDAPFRERLTTLYRQKLPPCAVVLDLMSSWVSHLPDDVIYDEVIGHGLNEEELNANPRLDRNWVQNLNRDQILPLVDSSIDATLMVAGWQYLQQPEAIAAELLRITRPMGQVIVAFSNRMFFTKAPQVWTDGDNGDHLTYVSSVLKAQGWMNPEIIAEDTRSDGVMGLFGGKGDPFFAVIATKSR, encoded by the coding sequence ATGACAGTTGTTCGGGTACTTGAAGAGTCTCAGCGGTTCAAACTTGATCGCAGTGATGATGCTCTTTTTTATAATGAACCGCGTTTTGTTCATCATTTAGACGCCCCTTTTAGAGAGCGTCTAACAACTCTTTATCGGCAGAAGCTCCCTCCCTGTGCCGTGGTTCTCGACCTGATGAGCAGTTGGGTCAGCCACCTTCCGGATGATGTGATCTATGACGAAGTCATTGGACATGGATTAAACGAAGAGGAGCTCAACGCCAACCCACGGCTCGATAGGAATTGGGTTCAAAACTTAAATAGAGATCAAATTCTACCGTTAGTAGATTCAAGTATTGATGCAACATTAATGGTGGCTGGATGGCAATATTTACAGCAGCCTGAGGCCATTGCTGCCGAGCTTCTGCGGATCACGCGGCCAATGGGTCAGGTGATTGTCGCTTTCTCCAACCGGATGTTTTTCACTAAGGCACCTCAAGTTTGGACTGATGGTGACAACGGTGACCATCTCACTTATGTGTCTTCTGTGTTGAAGGCCCAAGGTTGGATGAATCCTGAAATTATTGCTGAAGACACCCGATCGGATGGAGTGATGGGGCTGTTTGGTGGCAAAGGTGATCCATTTTTCGCGGTTATTGCAACGAAATCCAGGTAG